In a single window of the Canis lupus familiaris isolate Mischka breed German Shepherd chromosome 2, alternate assembly UU_Cfam_GSD_1.0, whole genome shotgun sequence genome:
- the LOC102155362 gene encoding uncharacterized protein LOC102155362 yields MLRSGFHLPRVRGRSLEGRAGCWKLQKLGTGGTCQLDPSRSGAFAKLKAVVCQTRPDPRSPAAGPNLESRGGRGRAPRPSRKGSRIYRRCVTNATVHPELALSPSSQAAHPSILFLSQCQLTLSPRTVAQDRDFRVTVDTFLSLTWTVSGSVPPGPSRNFFSCQVHPDVPPSASKYNSPPRPLCALRLREKLAPPSHPTVTGFMVRLLVQQS; encoded by the exons ATGCTGCGCTCTGGTTTCCATCTGCCCCGGGTCCGAGGGAGGAgcctggagggcagggctggctgCTGGAAGCTTCAGAAACTTGGAACAGGAGGGACTTGCCAGCTGGACCCCAGCAGATCTGGGGCCTTCGCCAAACTGAAAGCCGTGGTGTGCCAGACCAGGCCAGATCCCCGTTCCCCGGCAGCCGGGCCAAACTTGGAGAGccgtggagggagaggcagggcacCGAGGCCATCCAGGAAAG GTTCCAGGATTTATAGAAGGTGTGTCACAAACGCCACGGTGCATCCAGAACTGGCCTTATCACCTTCCTCCCAAGCcgctcatccatccatcctcttcctctcccaatGTCAGCTCACACTGTCACCGAGGACAGTTGCCCAAGACAGAGACTTCCGAGTCACCGTTGacacctttctttctcttacctGGACAGTCTCCGGGTCTGTTCCTCCAGGGCCCAGCAGAAACTTTTTCTCATGCCAAGTTCATCCAGATGTCCCCCCATCAGCCTCCAAGTATAACAGCCCGCCGAGGCCCCTCTGTGCTTTAAGACTGCGTGAGAAGTTGGcgcccccatcccatcccactgTGACGGGATTCATGGTTCGTCTCCTGGTCCAGCAAAGCTAA